The following coding sequences are from one Streptomyces sp. NBC_01232 window:
- a CDS encoding response regulator transcription factor — translation MSSLLLLTNALQPSTEVLPALGLLLHNVRVAPAEGPALVDTPGADVILVDGRRDLPQVRSLCQLLRSTGPGCPLILVVTEGGLAAVTADWGIDDVLLDTAGPAEVEARLRLATGRQQLGSDDSPMEIRNGDLSVDEATYSAKLKGRVLDLTFKEFELLKYLAQHPGRVFTRAQLLQEVWGYDYFGGTRTVDVHVRRLRAKLGPEHESLIGTVRNVGYRFVTPEKVERAAAEAAAQAAAKTAAQAAARTTAQQDPAVTRSAEDPVSIHSAGRPAQR, via the coding sequence GTGAGCTCACTCCTGCTGCTCACCAACGCCCTGCAGCCGTCCACCGAGGTGCTCCCCGCACTCGGCCTGCTGCTGCACAACGTCCGGGTGGCCCCGGCCGAGGGCCCCGCCCTGGTGGACACCCCGGGAGCCGATGTCATCCTCGTGGACGGCCGCCGCGACCTGCCGCAGGTGCGGTCGCTGTGCCAGCTGCTCCGCTCCACCGGACCCGGCTGTCCGTTGATCCTCGTCGTCACCGAGGGCGGCCTCGCGGCCGTCACCGCCGACTGGGGCATCGACGACGTCCTGCTGGACACCGCCGGCCCGGCCGAGGTCGAGGCGCGGCTGCGGCTGGCCACCGGCCGCCAGCAGCTGGGCTCGGACGATTCCCCGATGGAGATCCGCAACGGCGACCTGTCGGTGGACGAGGCGACCTACTCCGCCAAGCTCAAGGGGCGGGTGCTCGACCTCACCTTCAAGGAGTTCGAGCTGCTCAAGTACCTCGCCCAGCACCCGGGCCGGGTCTTCACGCGCGCCCAGCTGCTGCAGGAGGTCTGGGGCTACGACTACTTCGGCGGCACCCGGACCGTCGACGTGCACGTACGGCGGCTGCGCGCGAAACTCGGCCCCGAGCACGAGTCCCTGATCGGCACGGTCCGCAACGTCGGCTACCGCTTCGTCACGCCGGAGAAGGTCGAGCGGGCGGCGGCGGAGGCCGCGGCGCAGGCGGCGGCCAAGACGGCCGCGCAGGCCGCGGCGCGGACGACCGCGCAGCAGGACCCGGCCGTCACCCGATCGGCCGAAGATCCTGTGAGCATCCACTCGGCAGGACGCCCTGCCCAGAGGTAG
- a CDS encoding MoaD/ThiS family protein: MATGTIRYWAAAKAAAKTAEEPYSAGTLAEALDAVRERHPGELTRVLLRCSFLVNDEPVGKRPHDSVPLTEGGTVEVLPPFAGG, from the coding sequence GTGGCAACCGGAACCATCCGCTACTGGGCGGCGGCCAAGGCCGCGGCCAAGACGGCGGAGGAGCCGTACTCGGCGGGCACACTGGCCGAGGCGCTCGACGCCGTGCGGGAACGCCACCCCGGGGAGCTGACCCGGGTCCTGCTGCGCTGCTCCTTCCTCGTGAATGACGAGCCTGTGGGCAAGCGCCCGCACGATTCCGTCCCGCTGACCGAGGGCGGCACCGTAGAGGTGCTTCCGCCGTTCGCGGGCGGGTGA